The Filimonas lacunae genomic sequence AGCGGCGGACTTGGTTTCTTATCCGGTTCTCACCTGCGCAGTGCCTATGAATTACGTCAAAATATGATTGGCATTGGCATTTTATGGAAGTTCGGCTATTACGACCAGGCCCGTAACCAGGATCAGACCCTGCAGGTTACCTGGACCGAGAAAATATACAATTTTCTGGAAGATACCGGCATCCGTTACCAGATTCTGATACACGATTCACCGGTTTGGGTAAAGGCAATGTACCTGCCCCCTACCACCTTTAACACGGCGCCTTTGTTTTTATTAAGCACCGATCTTCCTGAAAACGATTACATTTCACAAACCATCACACACCGCCTGTACGATGCCAACGTAGCCACCAAAGTGGCACAGTTTATTTTACTGGGTGTGGGTGGCGCTAAATTAATAGATGAGCTGGGCTTCAACCCCGACCGTTATCACCTCAACGAAGCACATGGCCTGTCAGCCGCTTTTTATCTGCTGAATAAGTTTAAAAGCCTTGACACCCTGCGCGAACACCTGGTGTTTACTACACACACACCGGAAGAAGCAGGTAACGAAAAACATGACATTTACCTGTGCCATAAAATGAGCTATTTCTGTGGCCTTAGCATTGATGAGGTAAGAAAGGTTACCGGCATCCAGGACGATCTGTTCAACCACTCGCTGGCCGCCCTACGCTTTGCACGGTTAGCCAATGGCGTGTCTGAACTGCACGGCCATGTATCCCGCGAAATGTGGCAGAAATATCCTGGTGTATGTCCTATCATTTCTATCACCAACGCACAAAACCTGCGCTATTGGGCCGATAAACAGTTATACCGTTTTTCAGACGAGCAGAACCATGAAAAGTTCGACGACCGCAAAAAGTGGTTAAAGTGGAGAGCTTTTGAAATTGTAGCCGACCAAACCGGTAAGCAGTTTAACCCCGATACATTAACCATAGTGTGGGCACGCCGCTTTGCTGGTTATAAACGCGCTGATTTCTTAACGCAAAATATGGCGCGTTTTGAAAAACTGATCAACGACAACAATTACCCTGTTCAAATTATCTGGGCTGGTAAACCTTATCCGAGTGACTACCCTGCTATTAACCAATTTAACCACCTGGTTAGCCTGAGTAAGAACTATAAGAACATAGCAGTGCTTACCGGCTACGAGCTGGCTTTAAGCAAGCGACTAAAACAGGCTGCCGATGTTTGGTTAAACAACCCACGCGTTCCACGCGAAGCATCAGGCACCAGTGGCATGACTGCCGCTATGAACGGTGCTGTAAACCTCTCTACCGATGACGGCTGGATACCAGAATTTGCCGATCATGGCAACAACAGCTTTGTGGTGCCTAAAGGCAACTATGCCAGCATGAGCACTGAAGAGCAGGATCAGTACGATCTGGATAAACTATATGAAATACTGGAGAATGAAATTCTTCCATTGTATTACAACAACTACCACACGTGGCGGCAGATAGTACAAAACGGTATGCGCGACGTGTTACTGAAATTTGAAAGTAACCGTATGGCCGATGAGTAT encodes the following:
- the glgP gene encoding alpha-glucan family phosphorylase, whose translation is MNFRNFQVPYQVNERYAKKVAYFSMEFAVHQPLKIYSGGLGFLSGSHLRSAYELRQNMIGIGILWKFGYYDQARNQDQTLQVTWTEKIYNFLEDTGIRYQILIHDSPVWVKAMYLPPTTFNTAPLFLLSTDLPENDYISQTITHRLYDANVATKVAQFILLGVGGAKLIDELGFNPDRYHLNEAHGLSAAFYLLNKFKSLDTLREHLVFTTHTPEEAGNEKHDIYLCHKMSYFCGLSIDEVRKVTGIQDDLFNHSLAALRFARLANGVSELHGHVSREMWQKYPGVCPIISITNAQNLRYWADKQLYRFSDEQNHEKFDDRKKWLKWRAFEIVADQTGKQFNPDTLTIVWARRFAGYKRADFLTQNMARFEKLINDNNYPVQIIWAGKPYPSDYPAINQFNHLVSLSKNYKNIAVLTGYELALSKRLKQAADVWLNNPRVPREASGTSGMTAAMNGAVNLSTDDGWIPEFADHGNNSFVVPKGNYASMSTEEQDQYDLDKLYEILENEILPLYYNNYHTWRQIVQNGMRDVLLKFESNRMADEYYELLYK